From a region of the Impatiens glandulifera chromosome 4, dImpGla2.1, whole genome shotgun sequence genome:
- the LOC124936542 gene encoding uncharacterized oxidoreductase At1g06690, chloroplastic — MALHSTGALLAVLGPRRTQRIRAVTSENLAGGKVEEEGKLKLGGSDLKVTKLGIGAWSWGDTSYWNNFEWDDRKMKAAKTAFDTSLDCGITLIDTAEVYGSKLSFGAINSETLLGKFIKERKEKDPQVEIAVATKFAALPWRFGRQSVISALKDSLSRLELSSIELYQLHWPGLWGNEGYLDGLADAVEQGLVKAVGVSNYNEKRLRAAHEQLRKRGIPLASNQVNYSLIYRLPEENGVKTACDELGVTIIAYSPIAQGALTGKYTPANPPTGPRGRIYTPELLTRLQPLIKRIKEIGDKNGKTATQVVLNWLICQENVVPIPGAKNADQAREFAGALGWKLGNEEIDELRSLALEIKPVIGFPVENL, encoded by the exons ATGGCTCTACATTCTACCGGTGCACTTCTCGCAGTTCTGGGTCCCAGAAGAACACAGAGAATAAGAGCAGTTACGTCCGAGAACTTGGCCGGCGGGAAAGTGGAAGAGGAAGGAAAGTTAAAATTGGGCGGCTCTGATCTCAAAGTTACGAAACTGGGTATTGGAGCTTGGTCATGGGGCGATACAAGTTACTGGAATAACTTCGAATGGGATG ATAGAAAGATGAAAGCTGCTAAAACTGCATTTGATACCAGTTTAGATTGCGGAATTACTCTCATTGATACTGCTGAAGTGTATGGTTCAAAG CTCTCTTTTGGTGCAATCAACTCAGAGACATTATTAGGGAA ATTCATCAAGGAAAGAAAAGAGAAGGATCCTCAAGTAGAGATAGCGGTTGCAACTAAATTTGCAGCTTTGCCATGGAGATTTGGCCGCCAGAGCGTCATCTCCGCCCTAAAGGATTCTCTATCTCGTCTTGAGCTTTCTTCTATCGAACTTTATCAACTCCACTG GCCGGGCCTGTGGGGAAATGAAG gATATCTTGATGGTCTTGCTGATGCTGTTGAACAGGGCCTGGTTAAAGCAGTTGGTGTCTCCAACTACAACG AAAAACGCCTTAGAGCTGCACATGAACAGCTTAGGAAAAGAGGCATACCATTGGCTTCAAACCAGGTTAATTACAGTCTCATATACAGACTTCCAGAGGAGAACGGCGTTAAGACTGCTTGCGACGAACTTGGTGTAACTATAATTGCATATTCACCTATTGCTCAAG GGGCTCTGACAGGGAAATACACCCCTGCAAATCCACCCACTGGTCCTCGAGGAAGGATTTACACACCCGAGTTGTTGACAAGG CTTCAACCTCTAATAAAGAGGATCAAAGAGATAGGCGACAAGAATGGAAAAACAGCGACACAG GTTGTGCTCAATTGGTTAATATGCCAAGAAAACGTGGTACCTATTCCAGGAGCTAAGAATGCAGACCAGGCTAGAGAATTCGCGGGTGCACTAGGTTGGAAGCTCGGAAATGAAGAGATTGATGAATTAAGATCTTTGGCATTGGAAATCAAACCCGTCATTGGGTTTCCAGTTGAGAACTTGTGA